In one window of Streptosporangium sp. NBC_01495 DNA:
- a CDS encoding dTMP kinase — protein sequence MSFDPRKADMDTAPRSPARTVAAGPAPVGRAFGVRHGIAITIEGLWGAGKSTTAHELGQRLSGHGFRTQLLHYGPRHGVIAHLSELLDGAPLRHRHGAGGYSAPHHAVVDVLLRLCRQAYHHQHDYRPALTGHDVVIIDHGLYTALAYALTVLGEHPPPACGLGVDADPKAMMERLLACVRPWFLHPHRAFFLDVPWPLARERAIERGYGGGDAASIERLQFLPRFDAAYRQVCASLPERITRVPVGLRSVEEVVADIEHEVLTLLQVPEGADRV from the coding sequence ATGAGCTTCGACCCCAGGAAGGCCGACATGGACACAGCCCCGCGATCACCGGCCCGCACCGTAGCGGCAGGGCCCGCGCCGGTGGGGCGTGCCTTCGGCGTGCGCCATGGCATCGCGATCACGATCGAAGGCCTGTGGGGGGCGGGCAAGTCCACTACGGCCCACGAACTCGGCCAACGGCTGAGCGGGCACGGGTTTCGCACCCAGCTGCTGCACTACGGGCCACGCCACGGCGTCATCGCCCACCTGTCCGAACTCCTGGACGGCGCCCCGCTGCGCCACCGCCACGGGGCGGGCGGCTACAGCGCGCCCCACCACGCTGTGGTCGATGTGCTGCTGCGGCTGTGCCGCCAGGCCTACCACCACCAACACGATTACCGTCCGGCGCTGACCGGCCACGATGTCGTGATCATCGATCACGGCCTGTACACCGCCCTCGCCTACGCGCTCACCGTCCTGGGCGAGCACCCGCCGCCGGCCTGCGGACTCGGCGTCGACGCTGACCCCAAGGCGATGATGGAGCGGCTTTTGGCGTGCGTACGGCCGTGGTTCCTGCATCCGCACCGCGCCTTCTTCTTGGACGTGCCGTGGCCATTGGCCCGTGAGCGCGCCATCGAACGCGGATACGGCGGCGGCGATGCGGCCTCCATCGAACGGCTGCAGTTTCTGCCGCGTTTCGACGCCGCCTACCGGCAGGTATGCGCCTCCCTGCCCGAGCGGATCACGCGCGTGCCCGTCGGGCTGCGCAGCGTCGAGGAGGTCGTCGCCGACATCGAACACGAGGTCTTGACCCTGCTACAGGTTCCCGAAGGAGCCGATCGTGTCTGA
- a CDS encoding 7-cyano-7-deazaguanine synthase, with product MSELLLFSAGLDSFPAWYYLGRPPALYFDLGHRYAAQERAAITALSQRCGIEVTFSTELTLGDWEQDDAIIAMRNAHLAMLAANRADTIWCVGVRGDHTLDKSPEAFADISAFMTRLSGRPLTLNSPFWQMTKTQIVAWYLAQGLAAEDLLLTFSCSRDDGSPAHCGQCSSCLRRWISLINNGIDAPFEAPPWQWRRVQEYYLAAMRDGTYPEHRAAEFWAALDAVDARPPR from the coding sequence GTGTCTGAGCTTCTGCTGTTTTCCGCCGGCCTGGACAGCTTTCCCGCCTGGTACTACCTGGGGCGGCCCCCGGCGCTGTACTTCGACCTCGGCCATCGCTACGCCGCCCAGGAACGCGCCGCCATCACCGCCTTAAGCCAGCGGTGCGGCATCGAGGTCACCTTCAGCACCGAGCTCACCCTCGGCGACTGGGAGCAAGACGATGCGATCATCGCGATGCGTAACGCGCACCTGGCGATGCTGGCCGCCAACCGCGCCGACACCATCTGGTGCGTCGGGGTGCGCGGGGACCACACCCTCGACAAGAGCCCCGAGGCGTTCGCTGACATCTCAGCCTTCATGACTCGCCTGTCCGGGCGGCCACTCACGCTCAACAGCCCGTTTTGGCAGATGACCAAAACGCAGATCGTCGCCTGGTACCTGGCCCAAGGGCTGGCGGCCGAGGATTTGCTGCTGACGTTTTCCTGTAGCCGCGACGACGGCTCACCTGCGCACTGCGGCCAGTGCTCCAGTTGCCTGCGCCGCTGGATTTCCCTGATCAACAACGGCATCGACGCCCCCTTCGAGGCGCCTCCCTGGCAGTGGCGTCGCGTCCAGGAGTACTACCTGGCCGCCATGCGGGATGGAACCTACCCCGAGCACCGGGCCGCGGAGTTTTGGGCCGCGCTGGATGCCGTCGACGCCCGGCCCCCGCGCTGA
- a CDS encoding nucleoside 2-deoxyribosyltransferase, giving the protein MRAYIAAPLFSEAEKDYNLRLDHLLRELGLETYLPQRDGGEAAPLIRQGLDEDAVRRRLYDADRAAIDECDLLVFLLDGRVPDEGACVELGIAHALGKPCVGLQTDCRRFGGTDSNNLMIDYTLVWTAHSLAEFTQRLSNWLARNAVPLTATSQPRNG; this is encoded by the coding sequence ATGCGCGCCTACATCGCCGCCCCGCTGTTCAGCGAGGCGGAAAAGGACTACAACCTGCGCCTGGACCACCTGCTGCGCGAGCTCGGCCTGGAGACCTACCTGCCCCAACGCGACGGCGGCGAAGCCGCACCCCTGATCCGGCAGGGACTGGACGAAGACGCCGTGCGCCGCCGCCTCTACGACGCCGACCGGGCCGCCATCGACGAGTGCGACCTGCTGGTGTTCCTGCTGGACGGACGCGTCCCGGACGAGGGCGCCTGCGTCGAGCTCGGCATCGCCCACGCCCTGGGAAAGCCGTGTGTCGGCCTGCAGACCGACTGCCGACGCTTCGGCGGAACCGACTCCAACAACCTGATGATCGACTACACCCTCGTCTGGACCGCCCACTCCTTGGCGGAGTTCACCCAGCGCCTGAGCAACTGGCTCGCCCGCAACGCCGTCCCGCTCACCGCCACCAGCCAACCCCGCAACGGGTAA
- a CDS encoding sugar phosphate isomerase/epimerase family protein, which yields MNLGINLCFAVKRMPDPEAWAAFVRDDLGLGSVQLTFDLLDPWWSEPERGRVISRIRQAAERQDLSIHSACVGLAHYVPAGLLDPDPDARTMARTWWLRAIDVAAELGTRAVGGPLGSMSADDATHPGHARARYEDLVESVAVLCQRAHHAGLGHFLIEPTPIVREIPSTIAQCTQLIADLDAAGAANAAYTLDIGHTVYEPLYGPDATVQEWITGLGRHIALVHLDNTDRHGDPHWGWPDPRGCVDVTEVGRHLADAGLAEVPVMLEVFPRFEDDDETVRNLIVSSVTHCRQALATAATAPGA from the coding sequence ATGAATCTCGGCATCAACCTGTGTTTCGCGGTCAAGCGCATGCCAGACCCCGAGGCGTGGGCGGCCTTCGTCCGCGACGACCTCGGCCTGGGCAGCGTCCAGCTCACCTTCGACCTCCTCGACCCCTGGTGGTCTGAGCCCGAGCGCGGCCGCGTCATCTCCCGGATCCGCCAGGCCGCCGAGCGCCAGGACCTGAGCATCCACAGCGCCTGCGTAGGGCTGGCGCACTACGTGCCCGCCGGGCTGCTCGATCCCGACCCTGACGCGCGCACCATGGCGCGCACCTGGTGGCTGCGCGCCATCGACGTGGCCGCCGAACTCGGCACCCGCGCGGTCGGCGGGCCACTGGGCAGCATGAGCGCCGATGACGCCACCCACCCCGGCCACGCCCGGGCCCGGTATGAGGACCTGGTGGAGTCGGTCGCGGTCTTGTGCCAGCGGGCACACCACGCCGGTCTGGGACACTTCCTGATCGAACCCACCCCGATAGTGCGGGAGATCCCCTCCACCATCGCCCAATGCACTCAGCTGATCGCTGACCTGGACGCGGCCGGCGCCGCCAATGCCGCCTACACCCTCGATATCGGCCACACCGTGTACGAGCCGCTGTACGGGCCGGACGCCACCGTCCAGGAGTGGATCACCGGATTGGGTCGGCATATCGCCCTGGTGCACCTGGACAACACCGACCGCCACGGCGACCCGCACTGGGGATGGCCCGACCCCCGCGGATGCGTGGACGTCACCGAGGTGGGAAGGCACCTGGCTGACGCGGGCCTGGCCGAGGTCCCGGTCATGCTGGAGGTCTTCCCCCGCTTCGAAGACGACGACGAAACCGTCCGGAATCTGATCGTCAGCTCCGTCACCCACTGCCGGCAAGCCCTGGCCACCGCGGCCACGGCGCCCGGAGCGTGA
- a CDS encoding ribulose-phosphate 3-epimerase, protein MPPSHPRTVWANSAPGRLLIEASLWSADLGALAAEVDRMQPHADLFHLDASDSRFVPEPLFFPALLAQLKPRTCVPFHVHLMACEPVTHIGRWIEAGADLISVHLEAEDARHALTMIRDQDKAAGIALRLDSDPAQILPLLDVVDVIVMVGTALGTKGTAMDPAAPRRISAVRDLLTSQPAGRTVSVLADGGIRTGTVPALVAAGADGVVAGSLLFASADAAQTVAWLHGHTGQARLAEQ, encoded by the coding sequence ATGCCACCTTCCCACCCACGGACCGTGTGGGCGAACAGCGCTCCGGGCAGGCTCCTCATCGAGGCCTCCCTGTGGTCGGCCGACCTGGGCGCCCTGGCGGCGGAGGTCGACCGGATGCAGCCACACGCCGACCTGTTCCACCTCGACGCCTCCGACAGCCGGTTCGTGCCCGAACCGCTGTTCTTTCCCGCGCTGCTCGCCCAGCTCAAGCCACGCACCTGCGTGCCGTTCCACGTGCACCTGATGGCCTGCGAGCCCGTCACCCACATCGGCCGGTGGATCGAGGCGGGCGCCGATCTGATCTCCGTGCACCTGGAAGCGGAAGATGCCCGGCACGCCCTGACGATGATCCGCGACCAGGACAAGGCCGCAGGGATAGCGCTGCGCCTGGACAGCGATCCCGCCCAGATCCTTCCCCTCCTGGACGTGGTCGACGTGATCGTGATGGTCGGCACGGCGCTGGGTACCAAGGGCACGGCCATGGACCCGGCCGCCCCGCGGCGCATCAGCGCGGTACGCGACCTGCTCACCTCTCAGCCCGCGGGCCGCACGGTGAGCGTGCTGGCCGATGGAGGAATCCGGACCGGCACCGTCCCGGCGCTGGTCGCCGCCGGCGCCGACGGTGTCGTCGCCGGATCGCTGTTGTTCGCCAGCGCCGATGCCGCTCAAACGGTCGCCTGGCTGCACGGGCACACCGGCCAGGCACGGCTGGCGGAGCAATGA
- a CDS encoding HAD family hydrolase translates to MTGRWVLSVDLWGTLITYGDRDAEARWRIREFHTAITDFGYVRTPEQVEVSVRQARAETLDHQRTTGQQLPVREQVKQLLSGLGLADDEPLVDVLVIPHTHAVLRACPDVITGAHAALRQAKKRGAYLTLTSNTLATPAQVTQQILEGHHLSELLDDAVYSSALGIAKPRREVFEAVAARAGVPIEYVVHVGNDWRTDVLGALEAGCRAVWFNPRKRPSRPQAPDIWDLSQLAEAAADALGIPAVTPHAAAQGGGGNAHPAKETPP, encoded by the coding sequence ATGACGGGCCGCTGGGTGCTCAGCGTCGACCTGTGGGGCACCCTGATCACCTACGGCGACCGAGACGCCGAGGCGCGCTGGCGTATCCGCGAGTTCCACACCGCCATCACCGACTTCGGATACGTCCGCACCCCCGAGCAGGTCGAGGTGAGCGTCCGTCAGGCGCGCGCGGAGACCTTGGATCACCAGCGCACCACCGGCCAGCAGCTCCCGGTGCGCGAACAGGTCAAGCAGCTGCTGAGCGGGCTCGGCTTAGCCGATGACGAACCTCTCGTTGACGTGCTCGTCATCCCGCACACCCACGCCGTGCTGCGGGCCTGCCCGGATGTGATCACCGGCGCGCACGCCGCGCTGCGCCAGGCCAAAAAGCGCGGCGCCTACCTGACCCTGACCTCCAACACCCTGGCCACCCCCGCCCAGGTGACGCAGCAGATCCTGGAGGGCCACCATCTGAGTGAACTGCTGGATGATGCCGTCTACTCCAGTGCCCTGGGCATCGCCAAACCCCGCCGCGAGGTCTTCGAAGCCGTCGCCGCACGCGCCGGCGTGCCGATCGAGTACGTCGTGCACGTGGGCAACGACTGGAGAACCGACGTGCTCGGCGCGCTGGAGGCCGGGTGCCGCGCGGTGTGGTTCAACCCCAGAAAACGCCCCTCGCGGCCGCAGGCTCCCGACATCTGGGATCTGTCCCAGCTCGCCGAGGCCGCCGCCGACGCCCTGGGAATCCCCGCCGTCACCCCCCACGCCGCCGCGCAGGGCGGCGGCGGTAACGCGCATCCCGCGAAGGAAACACCACCATGA
- a CDS encoding nucleotidyltransferase family protein translates to MTAEHHPAPATAPTAAPAASGLTSAASGNRAAGDAAAARALLTLLCRPRRRRIDRSQLAPLLPPRTGWGSLLHHAIEHKLVCVLAEALTHADLTKHVPTRVMRHLHGVWRANQHKTHLYRAEAAKITHACRGIQFAACGGIAAESTLYGGSGTRQLSDIDLLVTGADLDRTRDLLTELGYRAGARGTLIRPTGDLVLPAVHVDVTSRLPGDPRVDDPASHHLMQALLSRRARQPIPGHPTPLPVLTPADAYPAALLRLAAPPKTAAGHPLSLFADTAHLHPHTATTPRAEAGWTHLADPLWALLHDVLEQGSAALGQTLFDQPAQATRT, encoded by the coding sequence ATGACCGCCGAACATCACCCGGCACCCGCCACTGCCCCCACCGCCGCCCCCGCAGCCTCCGGGCTCACCTCCGCGGCCTCCGGTAACCGTGCCGCCGGCGACGCAGCGGCGGCGCGCGCCCTGTTGACTCTGCTGTGCCGTCCTCGGCGGCGCCGCATCGACCGATCCCAGCTCGCGCCCCTGCTCCCGCCACGTACCGGCTGGGGAAGCCTGCTGCATCACGCCATCGAGCACAAACTCGTGTGCGTCCTGGCCGAAGCCCTCACCCACGCCGACCTGACGAAGCACGTGCCCACCCGGGTGATGCGTCACCTGCACGGCGTCTGGCGCGCCAATCAGCACAAGACGCACCTGTACCGGGCCGAAGCCGCGAAGATCACCCACGCCTGCCGAGGGATCCAGTTCGCCGCCTGTGGCGGCATCGCCGCCGAAAGCACCCTGTACGGCGGCAGCGGGACACGCCAGCTCAGCGACATCGACCTGCTCGTCACCGGCGCCGACCTCGACCGCACCCGCGACCTGCTCACCGAACTCGGCTACCGGGCCGGTGCGCGAGGCACCCTGATCCGCCCCACCGGCGACCTCGTCCTCCCAGCTGTTCACGTCGATGTGACCAGCCGGCTGCCCGGCGATCCACGCGTCGACGACCCGGCCAGTCACCACCTCATGCAGGCCCTGCTGAGCCGCCGGGCCCGCCAGCCCATCCCCGGCCATCCCACGCCGCTACCGGTCCTCACACCAGCCGACGCCTACCCCGCGGCGCTCCTGCGCCTGGCAGCGCCCCCGAAAACCGCCGCCGGACACCCGCTGAGCCTCTTCGCCGACACCGCCCACCTCCACCCGCACACCGCTACCACCCCCCGCGCCGAGGCCGGGTGGACTCACCTCGCCGACCCCCTCTGGGCCCTCCTGCACGACGTCCTCGAACAAGGCTCGGCCGCGCTAGGCCAAACGCTCTTCGATCAGCCCGCGCAGGCAACCCGGACATGA
- a CDS encoding AAA family ATPase yields MIIQMAGLPATGKSTLANHLGRELNALVLDKDRIRHALFGPGHITYTRDQDDTCVTMMLQAAQFALTTGLCTTVIMDGRTCLRRYQVDQIRQFATRTGQALTFIECVCAATTARRRLDRDREHGTHLAANRDYTLYRHLRATAEPIPGPKLRICTDEPLADCLAQCRDHLSGLLAPAR; encoded by the coding sequence ATGATCATTCAGATGGCCGGACTCCCCGCGACCGGCAAGAGCACCCTGGCCAACCACCTCGGCCGTGAACTCAACGCCCTGGTCTTGGACAAAGACCGCATACGCCACGCCCTGTTCGGCCCCGGCCACATCACCTACACCCGCGACCAGGACGACACCTGCGTCACCATGATGCTCCAGGCCGCGCAATTCGCCCTGACCACCGGCCTGTGCACCACGGTGATCATGGATGGCCGCACCTGCCTGCGCCGCTACCAAGTCGACCAGATCAGACAATTCGCCACCCGCACCGGTCAAGCGCTGACCTTCATCGAATGCGTGTGCGCCGCCACCACCGCCCGCCGCCGCCTGGATCGCGACCGCGAACATGGCACCCACCTCGCCGCTAACCGTGACTACACCCTCTACCGGCATCTGCGCGCCACCGCCGAGCCGATCCCCGGCCCCAAGCTGCGAATCTGCACCGACGAACCCCTTGCCGACTGCCTGGCCCAGTGCCGCGACCATCTGTCGGGCCTTCTGGCCCCCGCCCGCTAG
- a CDS encoding inositol monophosphatase family protein: MHAPLPPIDHLLGIGLHAVALAEAHLLTHPPTTITDKSAKDPVTDVDIAIEHLIRDRLHQAIPQVAFLGEEEGGNPDAPTLWVLDPVDGTVNYHRGLPLCGISLALIHHGRAVLGIICLPMLNHRYWAADGHGAWRDGAPIAASTTTDMDQAIVAVGDYGFGDDVADHNDASFALHRHLAASARRVRMLGSAAVDLALVADGTLDASITLSNKLWDMAAGSVIAREAGALVIDHDGSAHGPTSQMTIATAPALREPILAATRQATDGILLRT; this comes from the coding sequence GTGCACGCCCCCCTTCCCCCCATTGACCACCTGCTCGGCATCGGCCTGCACGCGGTGGCCCTGGCCGAAGCCCACCTGCTCACTCACCCACCCACGACGATCACCGACAAATCGGCCAAAGATCCTGTCACCGACGTTGACATCGCCATCGAACACCTGATCCGCGACCGCCTCCACCAGGCCATCCCGCAGGTGGCCTTCCTCGGTGAGGAAGAAGGCGGCAACCCCGACGCACCAACCCTGTGGGTGCTGGACCCGGTCGACGGCACCGTCAACTACCACCGCGGCCTTCCCCTGTGTGGCATCTCCCTGGCGCTGATCCACCACGGCCGCGCCGTCCTGGGGATCATCTGCCTGCCGATGCTGAATCACCGCTACTGGGCCGCCGACGGCCACGGCGCCTGGCGGGACGGCGCCCCTATCGCCGCCTCCACCACCACCGACATGGATCAGGCGATCGTGGCCGTCGGCGACTACGGCTTCGGCGACGACGTCGCCGACCACAACGACGCCAGCTTCGCCCTCCACCGACACCTGGCCGCCAGTGCCCGGCGCGTGCGTATGCTCGGCTCGGCCGCCGTCGATCTCGCCCTGGTCGCCGACGGCACCCTGGACGCCTCCATCACGCTGTCCAACAAGCTGTGGGACATGGCCGCCGGATCCGTCATCGCCCGCGAAGCCGGCGCGCTCGTCATCGACCACGACGGTAGCGCGCATGGCCCCACCTCCCAGATGACCATCGCGACCGCACCCGCCCTGCGCGAGCCGATCCTCGCCGCCACCCGCCAGGCCACCGACGGAATTCTCCTGCGCACCTGA
- a CDS encoding dTMP kinase, which translates to MLISLEGLPGSGKSTQAALLAAHLRASGQTVAHLPDLATLNTDPLGDVLFDLFSSCGDVFKRHGDVITDTHLAAAIRANITATLITPALGDHDTVIEDRGIHTMYSYSLASLLHNEPQDGVDGVEAVIAWLTTIGSLTGRQPDLAIWLRLPPPQAIRRAVARDARPFTVEQQTYLRHVDTAYRELAARDARLTILEIDISESPQSVHQRVCAAVHAASRSLLSDTETSCAPSGAP; encoded by the coding sequence ATGTTGATCAGCCTCGAAGGCCTCCCCGGATCCGGCAAAAGCACCCAGGCCGCCCTGCTGGCCGCGCACCTGCGCGCGAGCGGGCAAACGGTGGCGCACCTACCGGACCTGGCGACCCTGAACACCGACCCCCTCGGCGACGTCTTGTTCGACCTGTTCTCCTCCTGCGGCGATGTCTTCAAACGCCACGGCGATGTGATCACCGACACTCACCTGGCCGCCGCGATCCGCGCCAACATCACCGCCACCCTCATCACCCCGGCGCTCGGCGACCACGACACCGTCATCGAAGACCGCGGCATCCACACCATGTACTCCTACAGCCTGGCCTCCCTGCTGCACAACGAGCCACAGGACGGCGTCGACGGCGTCGAGGCCGTCATCGCCTGGCTCACCACCATCGGCTCTCTCACCGGCCGTCAACCGGACCTGGCGATCTGGTTGCGACTCCCACCACCGCAGGCCATTCGGCGGGCTGTCGCTCGCGACGCCCGTCCCTTCACCGTGGAACAACAGACCTACCTGCGCCACGTCGATACCGCCTATCGCGAACTGGCCGCCCGCGACGCCCGTTTGACCATCCTGGAGATCGACATCTCAGAATCGCCGCAGAGCGTCCACCAGCGCGTCTGTGCCGCCGTTCACGCCGCCAGCAGATCCTTACTCTCTGACACGGAAACCTCCTGCGCCCCCAGCGGCGCCCCGTAG
- a CDS encoding aminoglycoside phosphotransferase family protein, with translation MRAQPPTALLSQLRAAHATGPDHGARAATQWGMRPLSGGRNNFVYGWRDPSSGTEICIKLYKIDERRRAEREWHALTLVAGTGIEEVPAPVWYDPAGPYPAIAMTLLPGEPLSATHLPETQTPALKALAALHGRLTEVPLTGLLAELPRIDSAPHYITRLTQLWPDQLADAADEPLTADMLALLRMWEESGDRELLLKPAPAVFSRGDSNLLNWLWDGEIRCVDFEFAGYSDTAFDAADLCEHISARDIDDEVWESLHADLGITAALTPRFRAAQRTCALRWLAVLWRQRFTREPEFATQKERAHRLLRTIGS, from the coding sequence ATGCGCGCCCAGCCTCCCACCGCACTGCTGTCCCAGCTGCGCGCAGCCCACGCCACCGGCCCAGATCATGGAGCCCGCGCCGCCACGCAGTGGGGGATGCGTCCGCTCAGCGGAGGCCGTAACAACTTCGTCTACGGCTGGAGGGATCCGTCATCGGGCACCGAGATATGCATCAAGCTGTACAAGATCGACGAACGAAGACGCGCCGAGCGCGAATGGCACGCCCTTACCTTGGTGGCCGGCACGGGCATCGAGGAGGTGCCCGCACCCGTGTGGTATGACCCCGCCGGACCCTATCCGGCGATCGCGATGACGCTGCTGCCCGGCGAGCCGCTCTCCGCCACCCATCTGCCTGAGACCCAGACACCGGCGCTGAAAGCCCTCGCCGCCCTGCACGGGCGCCTCACCGAGGTCCCTCTCACTGGCCTGCTCGCCGAGCTCCCCAGAATCGACTCCGCCCCCCACTACATCACCCGGCTCACTCAGTTGTGGCCAGACCAGCTCGCCGACGCAGCAGATGAACCACTCACCGCCGACATGCTTGCCCTGCTGCGCATGTGGGAAGAATCAGGCGACCGGGAACTCCTGCTGAAACCCGCGCCTGCGGTGTTCAGCCGCGGAGACTCCAACCTGCTGAACTGGTTATGGGACGGCGAAATTCGCTGCGTCGACTTCGAGTTCGCGGGTTACTCCGATACCGCGTTCGACGCCGCCGACCTTTGTGAGCACATCAGTGCCCGCGATATTGACGACGAGGTCTGGGAAAGCCTGCATGCCGATCTGGGAATCACCGCAGCGCTGACGCCGCGTTTTCGGGCCGCGCAGCGCACCTGCGCACTGCGCTGGCTGGCTGTCCTGTGGCGTCAGCGATTTACTCGCGAACCCGAGTTCGCCACCCAGAAAGAACGCGCCCACCGTCTCCTACGGACGATCGGCTCATAG
- a CDS encoding glycosyltransferase family 4 protein has product MKIDIVHPGYYPLHATDFDSVGLGGNDTGMVLAARGLARRGHQVRVFAHCDPHTDQGVTWLNLHDLYPREHRDVVIFWVRTRRIDASQFNAPVRVAKLGLKKPNIELLPQVQRGEINLLLAFSPFQRDRYCQRYHFPAEANWVVTADGLDISYYPPGPAKQPGKVLHAANPDRGLKLVLDVWPAIRQRHPEATLTIASSYLLRGISAEEDLQKGGHLYERARRMSELGVAYLGRLPKPELIRHQLSAQVYLYPTTYEETCCIAALEAAAASEVIICSPSGALPDRVHHGVTGLLISGDPTDPDVRDRFATETVRVLNDRDLLTRLATEARILAHTHDYTSVLTTWEDSFARLL; this is encoded by the coding sequence ATGAAAATCGACATTGTTCACCCCGGCTACTATCCCTTACACGCCACAGACTTCGACAGCGTCGGTCTTGGCGGTAACGACACCGGAATGGTCCTAGCCGCTCGCGGATTAGCCAGACGCGGCCACCAAGTTAGAGTCTTTGCCCACTGTGACCCGCATACCGATCAGGGCGTCACCTGGCTTAACCTCCATGACTTGTATCCCAGAGAACACCGTGACGTGGTGATTTTCTGGGTGCGCACCCGCAGAATCGATGCCAGCCAGTTCAACGCACCGGTACGTGTGGCCAAGCTTGGCCTGAAGAAACCGAATATAGAACTGTTGCCGCAGGTCCAGCGTGGCGAGATCAATTTACTGCTGGCTTTCTCCCCCTTCCAACGGGATAGGTATTGCCAGCGTTACCACTTCCCAGCCGAGGCGAACTGGGTGGTCACCGCCGACGGGCTGGATATTTCCTATTATCCACCCGGCCCGGCCAAGCAGCCCGGAAAAGTGTTACACGCTGCCAACCCCGACCGCGGACTCAAGCTTGTGCTCGACGTATGGCCAGCCATCCGGCAGCGTCACCCCGAAGCCACATTGACCATCGCCTCAAGCTACCTGCTGCGCGGAATAAGCGCAGAAGAAGATTTACAAAAAGGAGGGCACCTGTATGAGCGTGCACGCCGCATGTCGGAATTGGGAGTGGCGTACCTGGGACGGCTACCCAAACCTGAATTGATTCGTCATCAGCTGTCGGCGCAGGTCTACCTGTATCCGACAACATATGAGGAGACCTGCTGCATCGCCGCCTTAGAAGCTGCGGCGGCTAGCGAAGTGATCATTTGCTCGCCGTCTGGTGCGCTACCCGACCGGGTGCATCATGGCGTCACCGGCCTGCTCATCTCCGGAGACCCTACTGATCCGGATGTTCGTGACCGCTTCGCGACCGAAACAGTCCGTGTGCTGAATGATCGCGATCTACTGACTCGTCTGGCGACCGAAGCCCGTATTCTGGCCCACACCCACGACTACACCAGCGTTCTGACCACCTGGGAAGACTCCTTCGCCCGCCTACTCTAA